In the genome of Perca fluviatilis chromosome 4, GENO_Pfluv_1.0, whole genome shotgun sequence, one region contains:
- the LOC120557090 gene encoding polymeric immunoglobulin receptor-like codes for MRRASGRAVQTLNINLQMKIGTDSRVENSLTEDFSIQINTMRNFLLIFLSLMITGWEASSEVKGCTDGWVEFICQHNPTHQYQSVDVVKNNHTIIGSTQKNVWQTKNIFSVYYDAANRKLRVVIKPLQHGDSGEYKCKFIFEGKSESDKVDLNVGKGCQTPFNQTAYRTAKTTISCDKRNSTVMFFCKENGSICEDILSTKSFLRSNGSFTLTETSSSFNMSISNVSSQHAGVYWCGVETDKGSNRAALRKIQLEVEDTITSFTRYPTVGQNLTYWCGYPKSARKKSKFICKGEDPSICRQIVSTTQSNAGKFSMMDDNVKKITITVRNITTEDTGTYWCGAESNDPKQSNPFFHRFRMTVGESSYFILWRLSDPGSDCEGRRVLQ; via the exons ATGAGGAGGGCGAGCGGGCGGGCTGTGCAGACCCTGAATATCAACCTACAGATGAAAATAGGAACTGACAGTAGAGTAGAGAATAGTCTCACTGAGGATTTCAGCATCCAAATCAACACAATGAGGAACTTTCTTCTGATCTTCCTCTCACTGATGATTACAG GCTGGGAGGCCTCATCTGAAGTGAAGGGATGCACAGATGGATGGGTGGAATTCATCTGCCAGCATAACCCAACTCATCAATATCAAAGTGTTGATGTAGTTAAGAACAACCACACAATCATAGGAAGCACTCAAAAGAATGTGTGGCAGACCAAgaacatattttctgtttactaTGATGCAGCAAATAGAAAGCTCAGAGTGGTCATCAAACCACTTCAACATGGGGACTCTGGGGAGTACAAGTGTAAATTTATATTTGAAGGAAAATCTGAAAGTGATAAAGTGGACTTAAACGTTG GTAAGGGCTGTCAGACACCATTTAATCAAACTGCGTACAGAACAGCTAAAACCACCATCTCATGTGACAAAAGAAACTCCACAGTCATGTTTTTCTGCAAAGAGAACGGTTCAATCTGTGAGGATATTTTATCAACAAAATCTTTTCTGAGGTCAAACGGGTCCTTCACTCTCACAGAGACCAGCAGTAGCTTCAACATGTCCATCAGTAATGTGTCCTCACAGCATGCTGGTGTCTACTGGTGTGGAGTGGAAACAGATAAAGGAAGTAACAGAGCTGCACTCAGAAAAATACAACTGGAGGTTGAAG ATACTATTACTAGCTTCACTAGGTATCCAACTGTTGGACAGAATCTCACATACTGGTGTGGATATCCAAAGAGTGCTCGGAAAAAATCAAAATTCATCTGTAAAGGAGAAGATCCATCTATATGTAGACAGATAGTAAGCACCACACAGAGCAACGCTGGAAAGTTTTCTATGATGGATGACAATGTGAAAAAGATCACCATAACAGTGAGAAACATAACAACAGAAGACACTGGGACATACTGGTGTGGAGCAGAAAGCAATGACCCAAAACAGAGCAACCCATTCTTCCACAGGTTCAGGATGACTGTCGGTGAGtcaagttattttattttgtggaggTTATCTGACCCTGGTTCAGATTGTGAGGGA AGGAGAGTGCTGCAGTGA
- the LOC120557795 gene encoding polymeric immunoglobulin receptor-like yields the protein MEIGTDSRVENSLTEDFSIQINTMRNFLLIFLSLMITGWEASSEVKGCTDGWVEFTCKYQKNKIYPKVDVDKGRKTIIQSTQKNVWQTEDRFSVYYDATNRKLRAVIKPLQHGDSGEYKCKFKSGRNGMSDKVDLEVDKGCQTPFIQTAYRTVKTTISCNKRNSRVMFFCKEKDSICEDILSTKSSLKSNGSFTLTETSSSFNMSISNVSSQHAGVYWCGVETDKGYQAALRKIQLMVEDTFKIFTKSPTVGENLPYWCKYPKSSDEKTKFICKGEDPSICKQIVSTTQSNNNAGKFSMMDDKEKRNLTITVRNVTTEDSGTYWCGAESNDPKQSNPFFHKLVMTVVPAKKTPTPPTFPVSSTQSTPTTTASAGRHGGPEGIITVTVCVSVVVVLLLLFVLILILIYKRRSKNKRNAAAAAQHIKEEYIYEEIQEHPHHPDSGNAPNTIYATANSPTNPSASLHYSTVNFTNCSDKAGAETLLTKPSSSACEYSTVKNSQSQTSSTVNQPSSEDPLYSTVNKSREQ from the exons ATGGAAATAGGAACTGACAGTAGAGTAGAGAATAGTCTCACTGAGGATTTCAGCATCCAAATCAACACAATGAGGAACTTTCTTCTGATCTTTCTCTCACTGATGATTACAG GCTGGGAGGCCTCATCTGAAGTGAAGGGATGCACAGATGGATGGGTGGAATTCACCTGCaaatatcaaaaaaataaaatatatccaAAAGTTGACGTAGATAAGGGCAGGAAAACAATTATACAAAGTACTCAAAAGAATGTGTGGCAGACCGAGGACAGATTTTCTGTTTATTATGATGCAACAAATAGAAAGCTCAGAGCGGTCATCAAACCACTTCAACATGGGGACTCTGGGGAGTACAAGTGTAAATTTAAATCTGGACGAAACGGGATGAGTGATAAAGTGGACTTGGAAGTTG ATAAGGGCTGTCAGACACCATTTATTCAAACTGCATACAGAACAGTTAAAACCACCATCTCATGTAACAAAAGAAACTCCAGAGTCATGTTTTTCTGCAAAGAGAAGGATTCAATCTGTGAGGATATTTTATCAACAAAATCTTCTCTGAAGTCAAACGGGTCCTTCACTCTCACAGAGACCAGCAGCAGCTTCAACATGTCCATCAGTAATGTGTCCTCACAGCATGCTGGGGTCTACTGGTGTGGAGTGGAAACAGATAAAGGTTACCAAGCTGCACTCAGAAAAATACAACTGATGGTTGAAG ATACGTTTAAGATATTCACTAAGTCTCCAACTGTTGGAGAGAATCTTCCATACTGGTGTAAATATCCAAAGAGTAGTGATGAAAAAACTAAATTCATCTGTAAAGGAGAAGATCCATCTATATGTAAACAGATAGTAAGCACTACACAGAGTAACAACAATGCTGGAAAGTTTTCTATGATGGATGACAAAGAGAAGAGAAATCTCACCATAACAGTGAGAAACGTAACAACAGAAGACTCTGGGACATACTGGTGTGGAGCAGAAAGCAATGACCCAAAACAGAGCAACCCATTCTTCCACAAACTTGTGATGACTGTCG TaccagcaaaaaaaacaccaacaccACCCACATTTCCTGTTTCTTCAACTCAGTCAACTCCAACAACTACTGCCTCTGCTGGGAGACATG GCGGCCCTGAGGGGATCATCACTGTgactgtctgtgtatctgtggtggtggtgctgctgctgctgtttgtgcTCATTTTGATTCTTATCTACAAAC GACgttcaaaaaacaaaagaaatgcagcagcagcagcccagcACATCAAAGAG GAATATATCTACGAGGAGATACAGGAGCACCCCCATCACCCAGACTCAGGAAATGCACCCAACACGATTTATGCCACTGCCAACTCTCCCACAAACCCCTCTGCCTCGCTGCATTACTCGACCGTCAACTTTACAAACTGCTCAGACAAAGCTGGTGCTGAGACACTGCTCACCAAACCCAGCTCCTCTGCCTGTGAATATTCGACTGTGAAAAACAGCCAAAGTCAAACCTCCTCTACTGTCAACCAGCCTTCTTCAGAGGATCCTCTCTACTCAACAGTCAACAAGTCACGGGAGCAATGA